In a genomic window of Anaerotignum faecicola:
- a CDS encoding NAD(P)/FAD-dependent oxidoreductase, giving the protein MNYDVIIIGAGPGGIFAAYELMQQKPTMRVAVFEAGHALDKRHCPIDGDKIKSCVSCKSCSIMSGFGGAGAFSDGKYNITNDFGGTLYEYIGKKRALDLMQYVDTINMRYGGAGTKLYSTAGTRFKKLCIQNDLHLLDASVRHLGTDINYIVLENLYAHLKDKVDFFFDTPVNSVTVLENGYAVNCAEESFSCEKCIISVGRSGSKWMERICNELEIPTKSNRVDLGVRVELPAEVFSHLTDELYESKIVYRTQKYGDKVRTFCMNPKGAVVNENTNGIITVNGHSYEDPALQTGNTNFALLVAKHFSEPFKDSNGYGESIARLSNMLGGGVIVQRFGDLIRGRRSTPKRIEESFVTPTLNATPGDLSLVLPKRLLDGIIEMIYALDKVAPGTANDDTLLYGVEVKFYNMEVAVNEQLMSRYDGLYIIGDGSGITHSLSHASASGVHVARNIAAN; this is encoded by the coding sequence ATGAATTATGATGTCATTATTATCGGCGCAGGTCCCGGTGGTATCTTTGCTGCTTATGAACTGATGCAGCAAAAGCCTACGATGAGGGTTGCTGTTTTCGAGGCAGGTCATGCGCTCGATAAACGCCACTGTCCCATTGATGGGGATAAAATCAAAAGCTGTGTCAGCTGTAAAAGCTGCAGCATCATGAGCGGCTTTGGCGGTGCAGGTGCTTTTTCCGATGGGAAATATAACATCACCAACGATTTTGGCGGTACTTTATATGAATATATCGGCAAAAAACGTGCCTTGGATTTAATGCAGTATGTTGATACCATCAATATGCGTTATGGCGGTGCAGGCACAAAGCTGTATTCCACCGCAGGCACAAGGTTTAAAAAGCTTTGCATCCAAAATGACCTGCACCTTCTGGATGCCTCTGTGCGTCATTTGGGTACGGATATAAACTATATTGTGCTGGAAAATCTTTATGCACATCTAAAGGATAAGGTGGATTTCTTCTTTGATACACCCGTCAATTCCGTTACCGTTCTGGAAAATGGCTATGCGGTAAATTGTGCAGAGGAAAGCTTTTCCTGCGAAAAATGTATCATTTCCGTTGGACGCAGCGGCAGTAAGTGGATGGAACGCATTTGTAATGAACTGGAAATCCCCACAAAATCCAACCGCGTTGATCTTGGTGTGCGCGTGGAACTGCCTGCGGAGGTTTTTTCTCATCTGACCGATGAGCTTTACGAAAGCAAAATCGTATACCGCACCCAGAAATACGGAGATAAGGTGCGTACCTTCTGCATGAACCCCAAGGGTGCTGTTGTAAATGAAAACACAAACGGCATTATCACTGTAAACGGGCATAGCTATGAAGACCCTGCCCTGCAAACAGGTAATACAAACTTCGCTTTGTTGGTTGCCAAGCATTTTTCTGAGCCATTCAAGGATTCCAACGGCTATGGCGAATCCATTGCCCGCCTGAGCAATATGCTGGGCGGCGGTGTAATTGTGCAGCGCTTCGGTGATTTGATTCGTGGTCGTCGTTCCACACCAAAGCGTATAGAGGAATCCTTCGTTACACCTACATTGAATGCAACCCCCGGTGATTTGAGTCTTGTTCTGCCCAAACGCCTGTTGGATGGCATTATCGAAATGATTTATGCACTCGATAAGGTTGCGCCCGGCACAGCAAATGATGATACCCTCCTTTATGGTGTAGAGGTAAAGTTCTATAATATGGAGGTTGCCGTCAATGAACAGCTGATGAGCCGCTATGATGGGCTGTATATCATCGGCGATGGCAGCGGCATCACCCATTCCCTCTCCCACGCATCCGCAAGCGGCGTGCATGTTGCAAGAAATATAGCAGCAAACTAA
- a CDS encoding ABC-F family ATP-binding cassette domain-containing protein encodes MSILNVVKLSHGFGDRAIFTDVSFRLLKGEHVGFVGANGEGKSTFMNIITGKLMPDEGKIEWSKNVRVGYLDQHTVLEQGQTIRDVLQSAFGYLFDLEAQMNAYYAEMAEADAERMEFLMEETGSIQETLEHHDFYIIDSKVDEIGRALGLADIGMDRDVTELSGGQRTKVLMGKLLLEKPDILLLDEPTNYLDENHIEWLKRYLIEYENAFILISHDIPFLNSVVNLIYHVENAELTRYVGDYDKFQEVYAMKKAQLEAAYRKQQQEIDDLKDFVARNKARVSTRNMAMSRQKKLDKMDVIELAKEKPKPEFNFKEARAAGRYIFQTEDLVIGYDKPLSRPLTLSMERGQKIALVGANGIGKTTLLKSILGEIPPLSGKTELGDYLYTGYFEQEKKYTENVTCIDEIWKEFPSFTQYEVRSALAKCGLTTKHIESMVKVLSGGEQAKVRLCKLINNETNVLLLDEPTNHLDVDAKEELKRALQAYKGSILLICHEPEFYQDVVTEVWNCEDWTTIRL; translated from the coding sequence ATGAGTATTTTAAATGTAGTAAAGCTCAGCCACGGCTTTGGTGACAGAGCCATCTTCACAGACGTATCCTTCCGCCTTCTGAAGGGGGAGCACGTCGGCTTTGTTGGGGCAAATGGCGAAGGGAAATCCACATTTATGAATATTATCACAGGAAAGCTGATGCCTGATGAGGGCAAAATCGAATGGAGCAAAAATGTCCGTGTGGGCTATTTAGATCAGCATACCGTTCTGGAACAGGGACAGACCATCCGAGACGTTCTGCAATCTGCCTTCGGCTATCTTTTTGACCTTGAGGCGCAGATGAACGCCTACTATGCCGAAATGGCGGAGGCTGACGCAGAGCGCATGGAATTTCTGATGGAGGAAACGGGTAGTATACAGGAAACTCTGGAGCATCATGATTTTTATATCATTGATTCCAAGGTGGACGAAATCGGACGTGCCCTCGGTCTTGCGGATATCGGCATGGACAGAGATGTCACAGAGCTTTCGGGCGGACAGAGAACCAAGGTTTTAATGGGTAAGCTGCTTCTGGAAAAACCGGATATTCTTCTTCTGGATGAGCCGACCAACTATCTGGACGAAAATCATATCGAATGGCTGAAACGCTATCTGATTGAATACGAAAACGCCTTCATCCTTATTTCGCATGATATTCCCTTCCTTAACAGCGTGGTCAATCTGATTTACCATGTAGAAAATGCAGAGCTGACACGCTATGTCGGGGATTATGATAAATTCCAGGAGGTCTATGCCATGAAAAAGGCGCAGCTTGAGGCGGCATATCGTAAGCAGCAGCAGGAAATCGATGACCTAAAGGACTTCGTTGCTCGCAATAAAGCGCGTGTTTCCACAAGAAATATGGCAATGTCCCGTCAGAAAAAGCTGGATAAAATGGACGTCATCGAATTGGCGAAGGAAAAGCCAAAGCCGGAATTCAACTTCAAAGAGGCGCGTGCCGCAGGCAGATACATTTTCCAGACAGAGGATTTGGTGATTGGATATGATAAACCCCTTTCCAGACCTCTCACCCTTTCCATGGAACGCGGACAGAAAATTGCGCTTGTCGGTGCAAACGGGATTGGGAAAACCACTCTGCTGAAAAGCATCCTCGGCGAAATCCCACCTCTCAGCGGCAAAACGGAACTGGGGGATTATCTTTATACCGGCTATTTTGAGCAGGAAAAGAAATACACCGAAAATGTCACCTGTATTGATGAAATCTGGAAGGAATTTCCTTCGTTTACGCAATATGAGGTGCGTTCCGCTCTGGCAAAATGTGGCCTGACCACAAAGCATATCGAAAGCATGGTGAAGGTACTCAGCGGCGGCGAGCAGGCAAAGGTTCGCCTTTGCAAGCTCATCAACAACGAAACCAATGTTCTTCTGCTGGATGAGCCAACCAACCATTTGGATGTGGATGCAAAGGAAGAATTAAAGCGTGCTTTGCAGGCATATAAGGGCAGTATTCTTTTGATTTGTCACGAACCTGAATTTTATCAGGATGTTGTGACTGAGGTATGGAACTGCGAGGATTGGACGACAATCCGGCTATAA
- a CDS encoding Cof-type HAD-IIB family hydrolase, which yields MKYIKLVASDLDGTLLDKNKEITPRLYHALEQMNEQGIYFVPATGRPFSTVPQAIKALPFLRYVITSNGAAIYDAVEKKAVIENNLSPNAVDAVIPIAKRLPVITEYFIHGKAYIAKSVYENLSPYGLTESHVRYILNSRTPVENFWEKMQKSHAILENINLIFRDMDLRKQVWAELRALGLCSVTASTPENIEITSPLATKAKALETLCALLGIEAEHVLAMGDSDNDLPMLEFAGIGVAMANSEAHIKAAADMIAEDCNHFGAAKILEQLLKERA from the coding sequence ATGAAATACATAAAGCTGGTTGCCTCCGATCTGGATGGCACCCTTCTCGATAAAAATAAGGAAATTACCCCTCGCTTATATCATGCGTTGGAACAGATGAACGAACAGGGCATTTATTTTGTGCCTGCCACAGGCAGACCCTTCAGCACAGTGCCACAGGCAATCAAGGCACTGCCCTTTCTGCGCTATGTTATCACCAGCAACGGCGCGGCGATTTATGACGCAGTGGAAAAAAAAGCCGTCATTGAAAATAATCTTTCGCCCAATGCAGTCGATGCAGTGATTCCCATTGCCAAGCGTCTGCCTGTCATCACGGAATATTTTATCCATGGCAAGGCGTATATTGCGAAAAGCGTCTATGAAAATCTTTCTCCCTACGGGCTGACGGAAAGCCATGTGCGCTATATTCTGAACAGCCGCACCCCTGTAGAAAATTTCTGGGAGAAAATGCAGAAAAGCCATGCCATTCTGGAAAATATCAATCTGATTTTTCGGGATATGGACTTGCGAAAGCAGGTCTGGGCGGAGCTGCGGGCACTCGGTCTTTGCTCCGTTACCGCATCTACACCGGAAAATATTGAAATCACCTCTCCCCTTGCCACCAAGGCGAAGGCATTGGAAACGCTTTGTGCCCTGCTTGGCATCGAAGCGGAGCATGTGCTTGCCATGGGAGACAGCGATAACGATTTGCCCATGCTGGAATTTGCGGGCATTGGCGTTGCCATGGCAAACAGCGAGGCACACATCAAGGCTGCGGCGGATATGATTGCGGAGGACTGCAATCACTTTGGCGCGGCAAAAATTCTGGAACAATTACTAAAGGAAAGAGCATAA